In the Candidatus Mycosynbacter amalyticus genome, one interval contains:
- a CDS encoding peptidoglycan D,D-transpeptidase FtsI family protein, with amino-acid sequence MPLALRHMTRSQFLAMLLTGAMVVIVMRLFFLQVIQHEHYVALATEEQVKKLVIPANRGMIYAMDGGTPVPLVMNQQVYTLFADPTVVTDPTHVAQVVRDVAGGNLVVDDIPRALAESKSQKSMYRVLAKNVTLRQAELIKSKELKGIGFQKVSKRVYPEGDMAAQTIGFVNNEGKGQYGVEQQLNDRLTGKDGLLKSVTDVANVPLSIGKDNIREDPKDGDNIVLTIDRNIQAKAQEALMAGLQRSGATHGSVLVMDPNSGKVLALADYPTYSPAEFNKVQDEQVFRNIASTEPYEPGSVLKTFTIATGIDKGVMNAQTTFYNTDKIQVEDRTITNALKGVTGTITMQKALDNSLNTGMVTVAQRLGDGKTINKTARDTIYEYFHNRLGLGERTGIEIANEQKGILISPQDEQGNAVRYSNMAFGQGLNVTMLQVAAGFSAIINGGTYHSPTVIDGTYTNGQLNPEKHSQTRANVISQSASAQAKEMIHNARVGYTKTDTPGYYIGGKTGTSQTLENGQYVDTQTVGTYLGFGGTEAESKYVIMVQVSGKNMNLEGNKHAMPIFTDLSNWLLNYYQLQPKV; translated from the coding sequence ATGCCACTAGCACTCCGTCATATGACCAGATCACAATTCCTGGCCATGCTTCTCACGGGAGCGATGGTAGTGATTGTTATGCGGCTATTTTTTCTGCAGGTAATCCAGCATGAACATTATGTGGCACTAGCTACAGAAGAGCAGGTGAAGAAGCTGGTTATACCGGCCAACCGTGGCATGATTTATGCGATGGACGGTGGCACTCCAGTGCCGCTCGTGATGAATCAGCAGGTGTATACACTGTTTGCAGATCCTACGGTAGTAACCGACCCAACTCATGTTGCGCAGGTGGTGCGTGACGTGGCGGGCGGTAATTTGGTTGTTGATGATATTCCTAGAGCGCTTGCCGAGTCAAAATCACAAAAATCGATGTATCGTGTGCTCGCAAAAAACGTGACACTGCGCCAGGCTGAACTGATCAAATCCAAAGAGCTGAAAGGCATTGGTTTCCAAAAAGTATCCAAACGTGTGTATCCGGAAGGTGACATGGCAGCGCAGACTATCGGCTTCGTAAACAACGAAGGTAAGGGGCAGTATGGGGTAGAGCAGCAGCTCAACGACCGCCTGACGGGCAAAGACGGTTTGCTCAAATCTGTCACAGATGTAGCCAACGTGCCGCTGTCTATCGGCAAAGACAATATTCGCGAAGATCCAAAAGACGGCGATAATATTGTCCTGACTATCGACCGTAATATTCAAGCCAAGGCACAAGAGGCACTCATGGCTGGATTGCAGCGTAGCGGCGCGACACACGGGAGCGTGCTGGTGATGGATCCAAATAGTGGCAAAGTGCTGGCGCTGGCCGATTACCCAACATACAGCCCTGCAGAATTTAACAAAGTACAAGATGAGCAGGTATTTCGCAATATAGCTAGCACTGAACCGTACGAACCGGGCTCGGTGCTTAAGACATTTACGATTGCGACAGGTATCGACAAAGGTGTAATGAACGCGCAGACGACATTCTACAATACTGATAAGATCCAGGTTGAGGATCGCACGATTACCAATGCACTTAAAGGTGTGACAGGCACAATTACCATGCAGAAAGCACTCGATAACTCACTGAATACCGGTATGGTGACTGTGGCGCAGCGCCTCGGTGACGGCAAAACGATTAATAAGACGGCACGCGATACGATATACGAATATTTTCATAATCGACTAGGTCTGGGTGAGCGTACTGGAATCGAAATCGCCAACGAGCAAAAAGGTATTTTGATTTCGCCTCAAGACGAGCAAGGCAACGCAGTACGGTATTCCAATATGGCATTTGGGCAGGGGCTCAATGTGACGATGTTGCAGGTGGCGGCCGGATTCTCCGCGATCATTAATGGCGGTACCTACCACTCACCGACGGTGATAGACGGCACCTACACAAATGGGCAACTGAATCCCGAAAAGCACTCCCAAACTCGGGCAAATGTCATTAGCCAGAGCGCGTCCGCCCAAGCCAAAGAGATGATACATAACGCCCGTGTCGGCTACACCAAAACCGACACGCCAGGCTACTACATTGGCGGAAAGACTGGTACTTCACAAACGCTCGAGAACGGTCAATACGTCGATACCCAGACCGTCGGCACATATTTAGGCTTCGGTGGCACCGAAGCAGAGTCAAAGTACGTTATAATGGTGCAAGTATCAGGTAAAAACATGAATCTCGAAGGAAACAAACATGCCATGCCGATTTTCACCGACTTGTCTAACTGGCTTTTGAATTATTATCAACTCCAACCTAAGGTTTAA
- the mraY gene encoding phospho-N-acetylmuramoyl-pentapeptide-transferase, producing the protein MQDFITLSQLTNEMTSTFILSVAAFLLATALTPIYTYAAYRYRFWKKQRDTSTTGEKLLVFVKLHKEKFKRNIPTMAGAIGVIAITTVTLVNLDRGETWLPLAALLGGAFVGLLDDIINLRGDGTGVAGMRSSVKFLMITALGLALGWFFCVKLGYSSVHIPFVGPLEIGWFMIPLFAFAVVATGNAVNISDGLDGLAGGLLALSFSTFGVIALLQGQFHLAGFCFTVVGALLSYLWFNIYPARFFMGDVGSFAFGASLGVVAMLTNTLFLLPVIGVIFVVEAGSSLIQIFSKRVFHRKIFTSAPIHHHLEAAGWPETKVTMRFWVIGAVAAFLGVYLAIAGGHI; encoded by the coding sequence ATGCAAGATTTCATCACACTTTCGCAGCTAACAAACGAAATGACTAGTACATTTATTCTCAGTGTGGCGGCATTTTTGCTGGCAACGGCTTTGACGCCAATTTATACCTACGCAGCATACCGTTATCGCTTCTGGAAGAAACAGCGTGACACAAGTACAACTGGTGAGAAGTTGCTCGTATTCGTCAAACTTCACAAAGAGAAATTCAAGCGTAACATCCCTACGATGGCCGGTGCAATTGGCGTAATTGCCATTACCACCGTCACGCTCGTCAATCTCGACAGGGGGGAGACCTGGTTGCCGCTGGCAGCACTGCTGGGGGGCGCATTTGTGGGCCTGCTCGACGATATTATCAATCTAAGAGGTGATGGTACAGGGGTGGCGGGCATGCGCTCAAGCGTTAAGTTCCTTATGATCACAGCACTGGGCTTAGCACTAGGGTGGTTTTTCTGTGTCAAGCTTGGGTATAGTAGTGTGCATATTCCGTTTGTTGGGCCACTAGAGATTGGTTGGTTTATGATTCCGCTATTCGCCTTCGCGGTAGTAGCAACGGGTAACGCAGTTAATATTAGTGACGGATTGGATGGACTTGCAGGTGGGTTGCTGGCGCTAAGTTTTAGTACATTTGGTGTGATTGCACTTCTGCAGGGGCAGTTCCATCTGGCGGGCTTCTGTTTTACGGTTGTCGGTGCGCTGCTCAGCTATCTGTGGTTTAATATTTACCCGGCTAGATTTTTCATGGGTGACGTAGGGAGTTTTGCATTTGGCGCCTCTTTGGGCGTGGTGGCGATGCTCACAAACACGCTTTTCCTGCTGCCGGTCATCGGGGTGATTTTTGTAGTAGAAGCAGGCTCAAGTTTGATCCAGATATTCAGCAAGCGAGTCTTTCATCGTAAAATCTTTACGTCTGCGCCTATCCATCACCATCTGGAGGCTGCCGGCTGGCCAGAAACTAAGGTGACGATGCGCTTCTGGGTAATTGGCGCTGTGGCGGCATTCCTCGGTGTGTATCTTGCGATCGCCGGAGGACATATTTAG
- the rsmH gene encoding 16S rRNA (cytosine(1402)-N(4))-methyltransferase RsmH produces the protein MSIKAHVPPQSHSSKEYELHVPVLLDATLELLTPQKGESYLDLTAGYGGHAEAFLEETGNFADSALVDRDEYAIAHLERFAARGVSLLHTDFVSAARELIAQQKKFDIVVVDLGVSSPQLDQATRGFSFTKPGPLDMRMDRSQTTSAETIVNTYTVDALERIIIKYGEEQRGFARRIATGIVENRPFSDTKQLADMIAHLHRGKWQKIHPATRTFQALRIEVNQELAQVEAVLPLLPSLLHQNGRVGVISFHSLEDRLVKQFFKEQAQAGFEAELSLLNKKPLDGATYDVHNPRARSAKLRAAVKK, from the coding sequence ATGAGTATCAAAGCACATGTTCCACCACAGTCTCATAGCTCGAAAGAGTATGAGCTACATGTACCTGTACTTCTCGATGCCACGCTTGAACTGCTAACACCGCAAAAAGGAGAGAGTTATCTCGACCTGACAGCGGGATACGGTGGTCATGCCGAGGCGTTTCTCGAGGAGACGGGCAACTTTGCTGATTCTGCTTTAGTAGATCGTGATGAGTATGCCATAGCGCATCTTGAACGGTTTGCAGCGCGTGGAGTATCTCTACTTCACACCGATTTCGTGAGCGCTGCTCGCGAGCTTATTGCTCAGCAGAAGAAGTTTGACATCGTAGTTGTGGATTTGGGCGTGTCGTCACCGCAACTCGATCAAGCGACGAGAGGATTTTCTTTTACAAAACCAGGCCCTCTGGATATGAGGATGGACCGTAGTCAAACTACGAGCGCCGAGACTATCGTGAACACCTACACAGTGGACGCGCTTGAGCGTATCATCATCAAATACGGAGAGGAACAGCGAGGCTTCGCACGAAGGATCGCCACTGGAATAGTAGAGAATCGACCCTTCTCGGATACGAAACAACTCGCTGATATGATCGCGCACCTTCACCGTGGCAAATGGCAAAAAATCCATCCTGCCACGCGCACCTTTCAAGCACTGCGTATCGAGGTTAACCAAGAACTCGCGCAAGTGGAAGCGGTTTTACCACTCCTGCCCAGCCTTTTACACCAGAACGGTAGGGTAGGGGTGATAAGCTTCCATAGTCTCGAGGATAGGTTGGTGAAGCAGTTTTTTAAAGAGCAGGCACAAGCGGGGTTCGAAGCCGAGCTAAGTTTGCTCAACAAAAAACCACTCGATGGTGCCACTTACGACGTTCACAATCCGCGCGCTCGGAGCGCCAAACTCCGTGCGGCAGTGAAAAAATAA
- a CDS encoding gluconeogenesis factor YvcK family protein, giving the protein MKEPFARTEIKIAVIGGGTGSFTLLSALKDHTSQLAALVNMADDGGSTGVLRDELGALPPGDIRQCLVALSDSERVRDLFNYRFEEGSLKGHAFGNLFLTALEKMTGDFGSGVEVASEVLNIKGVVEPITLTSVKLAMRDSQGRETRGEFQISDMEFGDERPELWLEPEPTPNPRAIRAIETADIVVIAPGQLYSSIAPALIVPGVGEALGRTKAFCLYVCNLVTKPGQTDSYQVNDFADEIERFAGQKFLDAVLFNTERPSDELLEKYAKFGEKSVGYDEVSLHDKPYIAAGAKLLSGSIWKNTNTADPIAAARTLIRHDSDAVANAIIKLYEYARDAKQY; this is encoded by the coding sequence GTGAAAGAACCGTTTGCGCGCACCGAGATCAAAATAGCTGTTATCGGTGGGGGTACGGGTAGCTTTACGTTACTTTCTGCGCTCAAAGACCATACCTCGCAGCTGGCTGCGTTAGTAAATATGGCAGATGACGGTGGCAGTACTGGAGTACTACGCGACGAGCTTGGTGCATTGCCACCTGGCGACATCCGTCAATGCTTAGTGGCACTCAGTGATTCTGAACGGGTGCGAGATCTGTTCAATTATCGGTTCGAAGAGGGAAGCCTCAAGGGCCATGCATTTGGCAACCTTTTCCTCACGGCGCTCGAAAAGATGACAGGAGATTTCGGCAGCGGCGTCGAAGTGGCAAGCGAGGTGCTCAATATCAAAGGTGTCGTAGAGCCAATTACGCTCACGAGTGTCAAACTGGCGATGCGTGACAGTCAGGGTCGAGAGACGCGTGGAGAGTTCCAGATTAGTGATATGGAATTTGGCGACGAGCGACCGGAGCTGTGGCTCGAGCCTGAACCAACGCCAAATCCGCGCGCTATTCGCGCTATTGAGACAGCAGATATCGTCGTCATCGCACCTGGCCAACTATACAGTAGTATTGCACCAGCGCTTATTGTACCTGGAGTTGGCGAGGCGCTTGGTCGCACCAAAGCGTTCTGTCTGTACGTCTGCAATCTCGTCACTAAGCCCGGCCAGACCGACAGCTACCAGGTCAATGATTTTGCCGACGAAATCGAGCGATTTGCCGGTCAGAAGTTTCTCGACGCGGTGCTGTTTAATACCGAGCGACCGAGTGATGAACTGCTCGAAAAATACGCCAAATTTGGAGAAAAAAGCGTCGGTTACGATGAAGTAAGTTTGCATGATAAGCCATATATTGCGGCGGGTGCCAAGCTTCTTTCGGGTTCTATCTGGAAAAACACCAACACGGCTGATCCCATAGCTGCGGCGCGCACGCTGATTCGTCACGACTCAGATGCTGTCGCAAATGCTATAATCAAGCTATATGAATACGCCCGTGACGCCAAGCAGTACTGA
- a CDS encoding FtsW/RodA/SpoVE family cell cycle protein, whose product MLRRHNPDYRILTYTVILVVIGLIIIFAIGPQRANVLNESFGSDLSDTYFVIKQASSVVAAVAAFVVAYRVSLDWMLRRRLGILLTGFAACFLLVLLGNVLHMESVAQCALGACRWFVVPGLGTVQPAEILKFGLLIYLAGFLAARMRTGLINDRDKTIIPVIILMAAAALFVIVLQKDLGTGIATVSIVVSMFVVSGMHRQVGLALLGLLLVAGLLVIITAPHRIDRVMTFLKGDEASVDDASGYHIAHAKIAIGSGGVLGVGIGNSVQAAGYLPEAINDSVFAILGETFGFVGLVFILVMFYLLLVRILGLIDRLEKPEYRLIVAGVFGWIASHVVINVAAMTGLMPLTGITLPFLSFGGTSLVFIAAALGVVFQISRYTVHTRIKEETNEDSRGRRGVGRPRYASRRSR is encoded by the coding sequence TTGCTACGCCGCCATAATCCCGACTATCGGATTTTGACCTACACGGTTATTTTGGTTGTTATCGGTTTGATTATCATCTTTGCGATTGGGCCGCAGCGTGCCAATGTACTCAACGAATCGTTCGGCAGCGATCTTTCGGACACGTACTTCGTGATCAAACAGGCGAGTAGTGTCGTGGCGGCAGTGGCGGCATTTGTAGTGGCATACCGCGTGAGTCTCGACTGGATGTTACGGCGGCGACTGGGTATTTTACTCACGGGTTTCGCAGCCTGTTTCTTGCTAGTACTACTAGGTAATGTGTTGCATATGGAATCCGTGGCGCAGTGTGCCCTTGGTGCGTGTCGTTGGTTTGTGGTGCCGGGACTTGGCACGGTGCAGCCGGCAGAGATTTTGAAATTTGGCCTCTTGATATATCTCGCAGGATTTTTGGCGGCGCGGATGCGTACTGGACTTATCAATGACCGCGACAAAACAATCATACCAGTTATCATACTGATGGCAGCCGCCGCTTTGTTCGTGATTGTACTCCAAAAAGACCTCGGCACCGGTATCGCTACGGTCTCGATAGTTGTGTCTATGTTTGTCGTATCGGGTATGCACAGGCAAGTTGGTTTGGCGCTGCTCGGGTTACTACTGGTGGCGGGACTGTTAGTGATTATCACTGCGCCGCACCGTATTGACCGTGTTATGACATTTCTCAAGGGTGACGAGGCGTCGGTAGATGACGCATCCGGGTATCATATTGCGCATGCTAAGATCGCGATCGGCAGCGGCGGCGTGCTAGGTGTAGGTATTGGCAATAGCGTCCAAGCGGCGGGGTACTTGCCAGAGGCAATCAATGACTCGGTATTTGCAATTCTTGGCGAAACGTTTGGATTTGTGGGTTTGGTGTTTATTTTGGTGATGTTCTATCTACTACTGGTGCGGATACTGGGGCTTATAGATCGGCTTGAGAAACCAGAGTATCGCCTCATAGTTGCAGGTGTTTTCGGCTGGATTGCGTCGCATGTTGTCATCAATGTTGCCGCCATGACTGGGCTCATGCCACTCACTGGTATCACATTGCCGTTTTTGAGCTTCGGTGGCACCAGTTTGGTATTTATCGCGGCGGCGCTAGGTGTAGTTTTTCAGATTTCACGGTATACTGTTCATACACGCATAAAGGAGGAGACGAATGAAGATTCTCGCGGTCGGCGGGGGGTCGGGCGGCCACGTTACGCCAGTCGCCGCAGTCGTTGA
- a CDS encoding division/cell wall cluster transcriptional repressor MraZ, with translation MATVDYFERKLDDKHRLTIPAELRQEFASGVVITRGFKDYLHLYPQDVWDREVEQALRGNILDEQVADLNVKFRRGKTADELDQKQGRVTLEQHLLDYAGIDRDIVATRAGLYWRIEAAN, from the coding sequence GTGGCAACGGTAGATTACTTCGAGCGAAAGCTGGACGACAAGCACCGACTTACCATCCCAGCAGAGCTACGCCAGGAATTTGCCAGCGGAGTTGTCATCACTCGCGGATTTAAGGACTATCTGCATCTCTACCCACAAGACGTGTGGGACAGGGAAGTAGAACAAGCACTCAGAGGCAATATCCTTGACGAACAAGTCGCGGATCTCAACGTCAAATTTCGACGTGGGAAAACAGCCGATGAACTCGACCAAAAGCAGGGTCGGGTCACACTAGAGCAACATCTGCTCGACTACGCAGGCATAGACCGGGATATCGTGGCGACACGAGCTGGGCTATACTGGCGTATCGAAGCAGCCAACTAG
- a CDS encoding HAD hydrolase-like protein, with protein sequence MNTPVTPSSTDTFYIVDFDRTLVDSDKLLQVFIEITNQYILLPIERVQKIDADVKAKGDSFDTASYVRDHLADQDSLDLWERLQKQFIHESRALNMLLPGANELLAYLNRTHKSHGILTYGNPLWQHLKLTASGFNHVHRIVTTDKHKGRLISGWQQSDGSFHLPPEFGGRAVERVVLIDDKSASYDGFPPEPSHGYQPLDYATALPAQLGDVPRNVTHVTSLHQVIDLLE encoded by the coding sequence ATGAATACGCCCGTGACGCCAAGCAGTACTGACACATTTTATATTGTCGACTTTGACCGTACATTAGTAGACAGTGACAAGTTACTGCAGGTATTTATAGAAATTACCAATCAATATATTTTGCTGCCAATCGAACGTGTCCAGAAAATCGATGCCGATGTGAAGGCGAAGGGTGACTCGTTTGACACGGCGAGCTATGTGCGTGATCATTTGGCTGACCAGGACTCGCTTGATCTCTGGGAACGACTCCAAAAACAGTTTATCCACGAGAGTAGGGCACTCAACATGCTCCTGCCCGGGGCAAATGAGTTATTGGCATATCTCAATCGTACGCACAAATCACACGGGATTCTCACATATGGTAACCCACTCTGGCAGCATCTCAAGCTCACCGCCAGCGGGTTTAATCATGTGCACCGCATTGTCACGACAGACAAGCACAAGGGCCGGCTGATCTCAGGCTGGCAGCAGTCAGACGGCTCATTTCATCTGCCGCCGGAGTTTGGCGGTAGGGCGGTGGAGCGCGTCGTGCTTATCGACGATAAATCAGCCAGCTATGATGGCTTTCCGCCCGAGCCATCGCATGGCTATCAGCCGCTCGATTACGCTACGGCACTTCCGGCTCAACTTGGTGATGTCCCTCGCAATGTCACGCATGTTACCTCGCTGCATCAGGTAATCGATTTGCTCGAGTAA
- a CDS encoding UDP-N-acetylglucosamine--N-acetylmuramyl-(pentapeptide) pyrophosphoryl-undecaprenol N-acetylglucosamine transferase: MKILAVGGGSGGHVTPVAAVVEQLAELEGDKSIDVLFVCDRGFAPQARGIMSNVSVPVAVRTVTSGKLRRYPHLSFWQHFAHISIVGSNLVDMFKVAIGFFQSLVLIAQFRPDVVLAKGGFVCLPVGFAAWCLRRPLVIHDSDARPGLTARLLVRFATTIATGFPLKNYTYPSAKSHYVGVPIDQAYSPVSAEEQAAYKQALGYDPTKPMLMAFGGGLGSVNINDAAADLARALGDGVTVYNGTGTAHVERAEQRGAGLMNYHPEGFVYGLHDIMAAADLVITRASATALQELAGMSKPTIAVPGRQLADQHYNAKIFGAADAVVVLQDDELATGDRLTTTVRELLDSPDRRDALAQSFHTFAKPDAALQLAKLVIAAAKS; encoded by the coding sequence ATGAAGATTCTCGCGGTCGGCGGGGGGTCGGGCGGCCACGTTACGCCAGTCGCCGCAGTCGTTGAACAGTTGGCTGAGCTTGAAGGCGACAAGTCGATTGATGTGCTGTTTGTGTGTGATCGTGGCTTTGCGCCACAGGCGCGCGGTATTATGAGCAATGTATCGGTGCCGGTCGCCGTGCGCACAGTTACTTCTGGCAAGCTGCGACGCTATCCACACCTGTCTTTTTGGCAGCACTTTGCGCATATCAGTATCGTGGGAAGTAACCTTGTCGATATGTTCAAAGTAGCCATTGGGTTCTTTCAGAGCTTGGTGCTCATCGCGCAGTTTCGTCCAGATGTTGTACTGGCAAAAGGTGGGTTTGTCTGCTTGCCGGTAGGATTTGCCGCCTGGTGCCTGCGGCGTCCACTTGTAATCCATGACTCCGACGCTCGGCCCGGACTCACTGCTCGGTTGCTAGTACGATTCGCAACCACTATTGCCACTGGTTTTCCGCTCAAAAACTACACATATCCATCTGCGAAGAGTCACTATGTCGGAGTGCCTATTGATCAGGCGTATAGTCCTGTATCGGCCGAAGAACAGGCTGCCTACAAGCAGGCGCTGGGTTACGATCCTACTAAACCGATGTTGATGGCGTTTGGCGGTGGTCTTGGGTCGGTAAATATCAACGATGCGGCGGCCGATCTGGCGCGTGCACTAGGGGACGGAGTGACAGTCTACAATGGCACCGGTACTGCTCATGTTGAGCGTGCAGAGCAGCGTGGAGCGGGACTTATGAATTATCATCCTGAAGGGTTTGTGTATGGACTGCACGATATTATGGCGGCCGCCGACTTGGTGATAACAAGGGCGAGTGCCACTGCGCTGCAAGAGCTGGCTGGCATGAGCAAGCCTACTATCGCTGTACCTGGGCGGCAGCTCGCCGATCAGCACTATAACGCCAAGATATTTGGTGCGGCAGATGCTGTAGTGGTATTACAAGATGACGAGCTTGCTACCGGCGATCGGCTTACTACTACTGTACGTGAACTACTCGATTCTCCAGATCGCCGTGATGCGCTCGCGCAGTCGTTTCATACATTTGCAAAACCGGACGCAGCACTTCAGCTCGCCAAGCTAGTGATCGCGGCGGCAAAGTCGTAG
- a CDS encoding LssY C-terminal domain-containing protein — MVTLLLHTLWRVLVLGIGGVAIWLIVFKAVPYADTRIPLFFAILLAYCAMAYFIIPLLFRLYHVIVKHDHIPLYVTTGDGWASDPVNLAIIARDRAHLEKAFARAGWYKADEATLMNTLREGASIALNMSYPNAPVSSLYLFNRKHDIAFELPTNTRLSARTRHHLRLWRLEAPVADKHDHNHFDFWSNKLFKWLSGEREVWVAACTEDVRPIGIRWRTGTITHAIDHNADVERDYTIESLKRAKLVHSIDSSDPGEQYKFRGQQFGTFITDGAIKVIDLK; from the coding sequence ATGGTAACTCTCCTGCTGCATACGCTCTGGCGTGTATTGGTGCTGGGAATCGGCGGTGTGGCGATCTGGCTGATTGTATTTAAAGCCGTGCCATACGCAGACACGCGCATACCCCTCTTCTTTGCCATCTTGCTAGCATATTGCGCCATGGCCTATTTCATTATTCCGCTACTCTTTCGCTTGTATCATGTTATTGTCAAACACGATCATATACCTCTCTATGTCACTACTGGGGACGGCTGGGCATCCGACCCAGTTAATCTCGCTATCATCGCACGCGATCGCGCACACCTAGAAAAAGCGTTTGCACGTGCTGGTTGGTACAAAGCCGATGAGGCAACGCTCATGAATACCCTGCGAGAAGGTGCCTCAATCGCGCTTAATATGTCGTACCCAAATGCCCCAGTCAGCTCGCTCTATCTTTTCAACCGCAAACATGATATCGCATTTGAACTGCCCACCAATACCAGACTCAGCGCCCGCACACGCCACCATCTGCGCCTCTGGCGACTTGAGGCACCCGTGGCCGACAAACATGATCACAATCATTTCGATTTCTGGAGTAATAAGCTGTTTAAATGGCTCTCCGGCGAACGTGAAGTCTGGGTAGCAGCCTGCACCGAAGACGTCCGCCCAATCGGCATACGCTGGCGCACCGGTACCATCACCCACGCGATCGACCACAACGCCGATGTAGAACGAGACTACACCATCGAGTCGCTGAAGCGTGCCAAACTCGTGCACTCTATCGACTCAAGCGATCCTGGAGAACAGTACAAATTCCGTGGCCAGCAGTTCGGCACTTTTATCACAGACGGCGCTATCAAGGTAATCGATCTCAAATGA
- a CDS encoding glycoside hydrolase family 1 protein, giving the protein MSKTPKTFSPHFFWGAATSAHQVEGGNHNTWSVWELENAKALAARALYQYGDLKSWHHTEKLATNPANYVSGRAVEHYKRYEQDFDLLEQLHMNAFRFSVEWSRIEPTEGAWNVEAIAHYKQYIDDLHARGIEPVMTLFHFTLPVWFADMGGFAKRGNIKYFLRYVEKVMQELSINVRYIITINEPNVYVERSYHAGEWPPNVRSKWQTLVVMNNLARAHNQAARVIHELKPRAKVSVAYHSAYIYAGDDAWLSHMSASIMQFVHDDYFLLKVYKQCDFLGVNYYRSYRVYGYRIHNPEFSHTDLGWDNSPDNIEHALVRLHDKYKLPIFITENGIADARDEQRQEWLEATIRAMLAAITDGVDLLGYLHWSLLDNVELDSGRWPRFGLAQVNYLTMERKLRPSAVWFGKVIKKLRKVDQ; this is encoded by the coding sequence ATGTCAAAAACTCCCAAGACGTTTTCTCCTCACTTTTTTTGGGGCGCTGCTACCTCGGCGCACCAGGTAGAGGGCGGCAATCACAATACCTGGAGTGTCTGGGAGCTCGAAAACGCCAAAGCGCTGGCTGCGCGCGCACTGTATCAGTACGGCGATCTCAAATCATGGCATCATACAGAGAAGCTAGCAACGAACCCCGCAAACTATGTGTCTGGTCGTGCAGTCGAACATTACAAGCGCTATGAGCAGGACTTCGATTTGCTCGAGCAGCTGCATATGAATGCGTTTCGCTTCAGTGTAGAATGGTCGCGTATCGAGCCAACCGAGGGTGCGTGGAATGTCGAAGCCATTGCGCATTATAAGCAGTATATCGACGACTTGCATGCGCGTGGTATTGAGCCAGTTATGACACTGTTTCATTTCACGCTACCAGTATGGTTTGCCGATATGGGTGGTTTCGCTAAGCGCGGTAATATCAAATATTTCCTGCGCTATGTAGAGAAGGTAATGCAGGAGCTTAGTATCAATGTCCGCTATATCATCACGATCAACGAGCCAAATGTGTATGTTGAGCGTAGCTACCATGCTGGCGAATGGCCGCCAAACGTGCGCAGTAAATGGCAAACGCTGGTAGTGATGAATAACTTAGCACGAGCACACAATCAAGCTGCTCGCGTGATCCACGAGCTCAAGCCGCGCGCCAAGGTCTCGGTGGCGTATCACTCGGCATACATTTATGCAGGTGATGATGCGTGGCTGAGTCATATGAGCGCGTCTATTATGCAGTTTGTCCATGATGACTACTTCCTGCTTAAGGTGTATAAGCAGTGCGATTTTCTAGGAGTCAACTATTACCGGAGTTACCGCGTCTATGGGTATCGCATCCATAACCCCGAGTTTAGTCATACCGATCTTGGTTGGGACAATAGCCCTGACAATATCGAACACGCGCTAGTGCGTCTCCACGACAAATACAAGCTGCCGATTTTCATCACCGAAAACGGCATTGCCGACGCGCGAGACGAACAGCGCCAGGAGTGGCTCGAAGCAACGATACGTGCTATGCTGGCCGCAATCACCGATGGTGTCGATTTGCTTGGATACTTGCACTGGAGCCTGCTTGACAACGTAGAGCTCGACAGTGGTCGCTGGCCACGTTTTGGGTTGGCGCAGGTCAACTATCTGACAATGGAGCGTAAACTGCGCCCGAGTGCCGTCTGGTTCGGCAAAGTGATCAAAAAACTACGAAAGGTGGACCAGTGA